CAGTTGATTGATCGTCGCTTGGACTTCTTCGCGGGTGCCCACGAGGTAGAACTGGAGCGGTCTGCGGCTATCGTCGATCGGGTGATCGGCGTGATCAAAACCAATAAACATGGGATTTCTCCTAAACGTTGTAGCGGGAAGAAATCCCAAAAATTAAAGCCACCCTTTTGCGCAGGACAAGTAGGGTGGCCCGATCGAATGTTAAAATCCGTGTCAGACCGCCTAGCTGCCTAGACCAGCTTCGGGGTTTAGCTGCCTTACGTTGTTGACGCAACTGGGGCAGCGCTTTAATTTTTGGGGTCTAGCTGATTGATTGACCGACGGGCGGTCTGTGCCCTACGAGCCGTTTTCCACGGCTGTAGTCAGCTATAAAAAACAGCTGTAGTCAGCTATGAAAAATAACAGTACGAAGAAAGTCCCACCCTGTCAACCGTATTACGAAAGTTTATGCTCTGTGATATTTGGCAACAGGGAAGGGCGTCTCCGGCAGGCGCGATCGCGGGTGCAGATCCCCTTCTGGGAAAGTGCAGTAAATTGATAGACGAAGGCATTGCAGGAAGTCAATCGATCGCCATGGCACGGATCTTTATCAGTTATCGCAGTCGCAATCCCGATATGAGTTTGGCGCAGACGTTCCATGATGCGTTCCAGGCGGCAGGCCATGGGGCATTTATGGCGGGGGAAAGTATCCGACTGGGGGAAGATTGGGCCAAGCGAATTGATTTGGAATTGGAACGCTGTGATTATTTTCTATTGCTGCTGTCGGAACAGTCCGCTGTGAGTGAAATGGTAACGGAGGAAGTCCGGCGGGCGAAACAATTGCGGGATCAAACGGGAAAGCCAATGCTATTTCCGATTCGGGTCAATTTCCCGATCGATTCGCCCCTCAATTATGATCTACGGGGTTATTTGCAACGTATTCAACAACGGGAATGGCACCGTGAGACGGATACCGATAGTATTTTTCAAGAAATTCTGGCGTTAATTGCCGATCGCACTCCAGTTACGCCAAAGACAACAGCTATAGCAGCACCTACTGAGAACCCCGAAGCCACGCAGCCCGAAGAAGCCCACCCCGAAGCCTTAGATCCGCCCGCGATCGAAACCCGGTTTGCCCAGCGGGAGTCGGTGCAGATGCCGCCGCTCCCTGTGGCCGAGCCGGAACTGCCGGGGGGACAGGTGGATTTGGCGTCACAGTTTTATGTGGAGCGTCCTCCGATCGAAGCGCGCTGTTATGAAGCGATTTCCCAACCCGGTGCCCTGATCCGCATTAAAGCGCCTCGGCAGATGGGGAAAACGTCGCTGATGTCGCGGATTTTGCGCTATGGCGAACAGCAGGGGTGCTTGGGGGTGCCTTTGAGTTTTCAGATTGCGGATTCTGTGGTGTTTGGGGATTTGGATCGCTTTCTGAAATGGTTTGCGGCTAGTGTGGGGCGGCGCTTGCAATTGCCGAATAAGCTGAAGG
The window above is part of the Alkalinema sp. FACHB-956 genome. Proteins encoded here:
- a CDS encoding AAA-like domain-containing protein, which produces MLCDIWQQGRASPAGAIAGADPLLGKCSKLIDEGIAGSQSIAMARIFISYRSRNPDMSLAQTFHDAFQAAGHGAFMAGESIRLGEDWAKRIDLELERCDYFLLLLSEQSAVSEMVTEEVRRAKQLRDQTGKPMLFPIRVNFPIDSPLNYDLRGYLQRIQQREWHRETDTDSIFQEILALIADRTPVTPKTTAIAAPTENPEATQPEEAHPEALDPPAIETRFAQRESVQMPPLPVAEPELPGGQVDLASQFYVERPPIEARCYEAISQPGALIRIKAPRQMGKTSLMSRILRYGEQQGCLGVPLSFQIADSVVFGDLDRFLKWFAASVGRRLQLPNKLKDYWDDIFGSKDNCTAYFEEYLLQELTQPLTLCLDEVDMVFQHLSIANDFFGLLRNWHEMGKTSELWKRFRLVVVHSTEVYIPMNINQSPFNVGLPIELPEFTAEQVQDLADRHGLKWNTSQIGRLMGMVGGHPYLVRLALYHIARGDTTLEGLLREAPTEAGLYGDHLRRHLWNLEQHPELAAAVRQLVATEQAVRLPSVQAFQLHSMGLVDLLGNDVGFRSELYRSYFADRLRSE